From the Aquarana catesbeiana isolate 2022-GZ linkage group LG10, ASM4218655v1, whole genome shotgun sequence genome, the window agtccagcagaaatttttttgtaaccttggccagatctgtgccttgccataattctgtctctgagctcttcaggcagttcctttgacctcatgattctcatttgctctgacatgcactgtgagctgtaaggtcttatatagacaggtgtgtggctttcctaatcaagtccaatcagtataatcaaacacagctggactcaaaagaaggtgtagaaccatctcaaggataatcagaagaaatggacagcactttaatatatgagtgtcacagcaaagggtctgaatacttaggaccatgtgatatttcagtttttttcttttttaataaatctgcaaaaatgtcaacaattctcggTTTTTCTaccaatatggagtgctgtgtgtacattaatgaggaaaaataatgaacttaaacgattttagcaaatggctacaatataacagagtgaaaaatttaagggggtctgaatactttccgtccccactgtatacagtactTTTCTgtgctatgtatatatatatatatatatatatatatatatatatatatatatatatatattcctggcTCTAAGCACAGTTCTGGCTTAAATGGTATCATCTCTGAGTTTTGCTTATTTTCTGAACATCTTCTGCTAACTGCTGATTTTCTAATACTTTTTGTCCCATCCAAAACTACTGAATGTTGAAACGGAGTCCCAGGTGTGTCAGCACGTCCACAATGAGGCTGGCATCCACCATATGGTTAACATGGAGCTGTGTGACTCCTACGCTTACTGCTCCATTGTGAATACTGTGATGAGGACTTGTTCTTTTGTATTTTAAAGCCGCATTAAATCCAAgaaaataaatgtattatattggcgCTTACCAACTCTCAATTGTCATGgctgaatttgttttatttttagtttttttttacctttactttTACTAGttaatccagccagtaacacatttcttgtcttatgccgcgtacacacgagcggaatttctgacagaaagagtgcgatgggagcttttcattgtatattccaaccatgtgtatgccccatcggactttttctgtcgaaaatgcaGACGGACttggatagagaacatgttctatatttttccgatggaacaaattactatcggaaaaaaacgatcgtctgtatgctgttccgacgcaccaaaaacaacacatgctctgaagcaagtacgagatggaagctattagctactggctattgaacttccgttttctagtcccgtcgtacgtgttgtacgtcactgcgttctggacggtcggaattaggtgtgaccgtgtgtatgcaaaacagcttgagtggaattcagtTGAAACTCCATCGGacaaaccttcagagtttattccgacggcaaaaccggtcgtgtgtacagggcattagggtgtctCCACACTGCTGGAGGAGCAATAGaggcacttttggacagcagctttgtcagtTTGTGGAGACTGGGGTAGTGTTAGGTTAGCATCATATGCGCTAGTAGATTTGCATGGACTTGACTAAAAAATTTAAACCCAAATCTAAAAGTTAATGATTTTTAGGCAATTAcagaaacagttttttcctttttgggataaagtttcTACATGAATCAATAAACGATTGTGAGCACCTCAGTcattgttaagtggtttgtctcaactctctaactgctacttttgttggacagcttggttaGTTAAAGGAAGTGGAAAATCAAAAACGGACTGGCCAGATTACAaggtaaaataaaggaaaaaaaaaaaggaaaaaaaagaaaactaataaagCCACAGTATCAATCAActagaaagctgcaatataataaatatttgtttttggggTTGAATATAACTGTAATGTATTAATAagttgtgtagcaccctggagtttaggcatggttgctcctaaatttacctgccaggagtagcttaccttggctaattgttagggattATCTGATTTCTTTATAAGTCTGGcactgctgcacttttctcttttgccagtggccgggtacctggtggcatttgATAAGAGAaaggcaatgcaaggtcagattatgtgtatatggggtatctcagccaatgggcaggggttttcttagatcccttgacctgctgggagagcctatatatttggatgAAGTCAAGAGTCTGCCAATTAAACTTGCAACTAccctaagggtgtcctgaccctaatcctctctcccaaagttctattaagagaaataaaaaactcttttgcattcaagaagtgtctggctttAACTAATTTGCACCCACTATACCTCACaatccaccatatacagaaggatgtcagctatctctggccctggaggttctcattaggccgaaggaggcctgggaccttgctacatttgtaaTTCCTACTGGCTTATCACAATACCAGTAGCCTCTTTTTCTGTAATTCTACAGACATCCGATGTGTTACAGCTTTTGCTGAGCTCCAATACTCATCATGCTATTGCTGTTTTGTCTATGTACATTTTCCCTACTGTTTCAGCATCTTTTCAAGATTCAGAAAATCTCCCCCAAACAGGGACAGAGACAGTAATAACAATTTTTTATAtgcagttctactttaaaaatATAATCTCCCAATTTATATGGCCCATAGgtattattgtatattatttgtCTACAGCATGAACCAAAGCACTGAACAACATCGTAAAACAAAATGTCAATCCACTATCTTCTTAAAGGTGTCAATTTAACATAGGGGATAATTTAACCTAGGATTGTGATAGACCTGGGGCACCTTGAGTAATGCAGTGATGTGGCGCACTAACATGCTGTggcaaatggtgggtgtggcctaAAAATGAGATGTgattaaaggggtgtggttaaataaaACCTGTGTCTACTGTTTATATGACATATATATATGTACCACATTCCTATAGTACCCACAAAATATGCTATCATTACTATGCCAGAAGCAAGACTCTCACAGAGTGGCTGTGGTTAGTTTTCAATAGATATTGGGCATGGACTATAGGAACGTGGTTACATTTAGTCTAGGCCTACCCATCATTGTCAATGTCTGTGCTTCCTTAAATTAGTGGGCAGTGTCTGTGCCCTACCTACATTGCTGGTCAGCATCTCAGTCATCCTTACATTAGTGATAAGTCtatgtgcccccttacattgatgatcagtgtctGTGTCCCCGTACTTTGGTGATCAGTGTCTGTGTCCCcggacattggtgatcagtgtctgtGTCCCcggacattggtgatcagtgtctgtgggccttacattggtggtccgtgtCTACGCCCCCTTACATTGACAATCAGTGTCTGTGCCCTCTTACATGGGCGATCAGTGTctatgcccccttacattgagTCGGTGTGTGTCCACTTGCATAGGTAGTCAGTGCCTATGCCCTCTTACAGTGGAGATCAATGGCTTAGCCCCCTTTACTCACTGGGGGACATCTTGAGTCGGTGCCAGGTTTGCAAGCTACCCGGACTACACAACACAAGCAGTACAGAGCCCCGCACCTTCTCTTCCTGGTCCAGTGAATTTAGTTACACCAATCAATGCCAAATATCAGCTGAAAAAATAAGCACCATTTTAGATGTATAAAGAGGGAGATAAAAACCATGTGCTGCTACAGACGTGTGCGGCTCCAGTATAGTGTAGAAAATATGTTGCCAGCACACCTTACCCATTCACAGCAGGTGTGCATTCTGTGCTGTATAAATGCGCAGCCACTAGTGTGTATTGTGTAGGTCCAGTgcaatgtgttattttttttcttaactttattgCACATCACATGAGCCTCATAAAAAGGGCCCTGCAAGGTTCTGAAATGTTTCAATGCTGTAATATGATGCTTTTAATTTTCAAATGAAGTGACAGCAGTTCAACATTTATAGAATTTGTGTGCCGGTGACACAGTCTGCAATTTTTCATGTGATGCCAAAAGTTAGTTGCTATAGCACCCTAACCTCTATGGTTGTTTCTAGTAAGGTGCGTGGTGGAAATATTTTATTTGACCCCAGTAAAAGTCATAGGGCCACATttaggttaaggctgggttcacacctatgtgaattggatgaggtttccccgcatccatttCACAAAGCAGGAGAATGTTACCGGCTCTCCATGgtgctggttcacatatctccggggcggctgcggagcgcactgcacagaaatgctgtgcatctttggATTAGTTTCAGGGCACAATTCAGGCACAGATTTAGCCCAGATTCATTCCTGAACTGGAGAATGGGGGGGACGCATAGAGTTCCTGTGTGATCTGTagccagttccagtgtgaacccagcctaaaaagggGTCCAGTCTTGGTTACAGAATTTTTGGAAAGTATTtaaagcagatataaaaaaaagttacacataagtgtttctgggaagtcttccaggatggcaggcctgcTTGTCTTGGTCGCCAGCCCCTGATCCGCGCCATCCTGGAGAAAGTTCAGGATGACAGGGATCTCTTATTGGGAAGTCCTTTGCCTGACACCATTTTGAGAAGACTCCAGACTTTTGCGTAAATACGCCTGGTAACCTGCTTCCTACTTAAAAGTGTGTCGATTACTCTCTCAGTACACCCCCTTTTTCGTAGGTTCTCCCTTTCAAGAGCCAAGCTGTCAGCTTGAATAAGCCGGGATCTGGGTGGCAGACTGGGCCCTGAAGGAGAAGGTGCTGCtggactggaagatgctgagggGGAGCTATGGACAAATTTCCCAGGGAAGGGAACCAGGTCCTCTTGGGCCACCATGGGGCGATCAGAATCAGTCTCCCCTCTGAAAGAGTTTCTGCAGTATCCTCAGGATTAGAACtaagggggaaaggcatatgctAAGTGGAAGTTGGGGGAGTCTTCTTGCGCTGGTGCCATGCGAAGGGGACTTCCCAATGAGAGATCCCTGCCATCTTGGACATTCTCCAGGATGGTGCGGATCAGGGGCTGGCAACCAAGACAAGTAGGCCttccgtcctggaagacgacttgaggaaaaaaaaaagaaattgtaatcAATGGTAAAATGTCTTAGAATGACTGGATATGTTCTCTTGAGATCTATGAACACCAACTGCAATAAATATACATGCTGAAAGACTTTATTAGAAACTTGTTGACAAGCACAGCTACTGCTGCATTATTAAACATAGGATCACAGAAAGTTTGAGAGATACATTTTGTCACATGATGTCACTCCGATAGTAAAAGGAATATAGATGAGAAGTAGACTGTCTGGATCCTCATGGGTGGTACACAGCTTAGCTGCTCTCTTTCACGCTATGCTTGTCAAACAGGTACTCGCCCATGCCGTTCTCGGGCAACCCAAGGCGTTTCAGGTTGGTGATGAAATCTCCAATGCGTTTAATATCCTTCACCTGTTCCTCCAAATATTCAGATTCCAGGAAATCACACAGCTGAAAAACAAAACGATGTTGGTTAAATGTCCATTTTACTGATTCTGAAATGTTCTGAGACTTTAAGTGAACACAAGATAAAAGATACATTTTCGGGAAAATCTGTTGCTTCCCTCCTTCTGCACCAATGCAACTACTTTTAATTCCTGCATCACATTCTGTGATTTACACTATTCATTTTTTGAAAGACTATGGTTAGgaaagacttctccagagcctcctccATCCTCTGAAACTCTACCACAGTCTGTCCCGCTATCCCATACTTTGCCTTTAGGCAGTCTTTGAAAATTCAACTCTTCACCGTCTGCATTGTATTGGAACTGTACTGTGTCCCTTTACTTTGTAAAGCACTGCCAAAAACTGTtggtgcaatataaatcctgtataatcataAATAATAATCATTAGGTCTGAAGTCGCAACAGTTTTTAATAATTCAGTTTAATAGAACACATGATCAGATTAGTTTTGCTTGAGcaataccttaaagtggttctaaaggctaaacatttaccttaatgcataccttgcattaagataaaaaatccccccccccccccccccccgttttatttacctgagccctcattcaatccagcgccATGCACGTTTGCAGCCATTCTCTCCCCTTACTTCTGGGTCTGGCTGGCttaccgggagccattggctcccagtgctgtcaatgcTTACCTacctgctgcagctgtcccccggcacctccacactgagaaccgagtgaacaCATTTGATGGCTCAGTTCTGACAGCTGACtggcaatcagcagctctccgctccccCTCGCTCActagagcgctgagctgtggaggggaaggggagtggctgtctcaggctctcagcggctcgctgagagactgagatgggtgtcagtccaggcacctgaagGATGCAGACTTCCATTTTTGGGATGACGTGCTGCCTGAACAGATTCCAGtggcgtcagcagagagcggacttcagcccactctctgctgaaaatggatcacaggagtgtaaaacgatttgcacttctgtgatccataggagaagtacagccaaacgagctttggctatacttctcctttaagatataAAGAGTCAGCTGTATCACTTTCTTGCTAAGTATTATATGACAGAATAAAGAGCTTTACTGGCATTTAACTCTTTATCATGGTGAGCAGATACTTACATGGGGGTCAACTTTGTCCGTGGCCAGCTTGTGCAGGTCCAGAAGAGCCTGGTTCACGGTCTTCTCCAGCTGCAGAGCAGCCTGCATGGCCTCCAGGGTGTTACCCCATTCATCACGCTCTGGTTTCTGAAGTAGAAAATAGTCTTATAAGACAAAACTTTTATCTAAAAGTGTAAatgatatacatatttttttttataacatatttAATTGCTACACAAGTCTTTTTTGTACCTTAGGGGtctatttaggctaggttcacacttatgtgggTGCAGGAATGCATGTAAATCACACACCTTCCCATGTCCACAGGCAAAACGCACTGCCCTTTAGCAGACACGCAggtgtgccattaattcttaagCTACAGCTGTGATTTTGAAAAGCTGAAAATACCTTTTCCTGCAAGTACAGCAATCCaatcaaataaatgggctgctgtgcccgaaCATACACTGCACACAGCAAACAGCTAGGATGTGAACATAGCCTCATAAAACATTCATTGCACATGGTCAGAAATATTGTGCATGCTGAATGAAATGTCCCATAATTTTTCTAAGCAATTAATGTCTGTATctacagctccacctagtggcaaaAATGTGGTATAATTTTCTTCATGAGGGGTTTCAGAAAACtttactgcatttggccactagacggAGCTGAAGAAACAAGCATCAATCTCTTACAAAAATTATAGGACATGAATGCTTCGGACATTTGAGCAACCGttttgtagattaaaaaaaaaaaaaaaagcctaatacTCTGCTCCAGCCCTCTGGAAATGAATCCGCTGGGTGCTATCATATTACCTGTACAAGATATGTGCAATGAGAGAAGCCTGATTACTGGATTCTGGCTCATTACCAACATAAAAGACATGTCCTTGGCCTCTTTCCAAGTCCTTGAAAgataagaaaatacatttttttcccaaacATTAGAGGTCTGAAACTACAGGCTGTTCTTACCTTGATGTCCTGCAGGACAACGCGTCCCCCACGCTTGTTTTGGTATTTCATGAACTTCTCAGCATGCTCCCTCTCCTCATGACTGTGCTCCTTGAAGAACTCGGCCACATTGTGAAGGGCAACATCATCACGATCGAAAAAGGCATACTGAGGATGGAAAGGAGATTAAGGTTTAATGTAAAAATTGACCTAAATAGATGTCAACTCTGAATTATGTAATGCCTAATATCTTATATTTGTGGAGGTGTGCAGTTTATTGTTCTCTGAGAGATATACGTCTGTCTATTTCCACGTATGCCTAAGAAAATGTAGCTGAACTGCAAGCAACCATTGGCTTTAAGCATAGGGGTGCTCAGGTCCTTACATAAATGAAGCATCACAGGAAAATTCATTTAGATGTCAGAGGGTGCGCCATTGGTCAGAAGACCGGCCACTTTCAATTTGTTCTATTACTAAATAACAGCATGAGAATGCTTCCAGTTGTCCAAGTAGAGTTAGTAATCACTAATCCTAATCAGACTTTATACTGGAAATTGTACTTGCTTATCTGCACTGATAAAGGATTAAACATTAAtagcagtaagaaaaaaaaaaaaaaaaaaacacaaaatgagtcacattttgtgtggaaaaaaaaaaaagcaaaccccaGGCATGCGTTTCCCCATTTCTCATGTTGTTGGATAAGCAGTTTGTGGAAAATTGCTGCTCAGTCATTTTCTCAGAACCCAGAAAAAGGGAAGTTCTCACCAGTActaatgaacacacacacacacacacacacacacacacacacacacacacacacacacacaatcttatTCTGTGCAATAATCAGTAGCAACCAGATTTTGGTTCCTTTATATTGCCCTTTGTCTCCAGGTACTGCAGACCAAAGCCATTGCCATCAGAAAAACACTTGCAACAATTGTGCAAATAGTGTTATCTTTAAAAGATGTACGTCACCCAACAGAGCAGCAACAACAGTTTATCCATCTGTATTTTGTAGAAGACATTTCATCTAGGTGGGACGTGCGATAAGACGTGTCCATGGACATTTTTGTTTAATTTATGACTAATTTTGCAACACTAACCCTTTTTGAAAATTAATGTTTTATGTGCATGTATAGACAGGCAAATCTTTCCTCGGGAATAAAAAAATTGGGAACTGTGAATTACACAATGCTAATGCTGGAAATGACTAGGTCCTCTGACACAAAGCTGCATGTGATTTACTGACTTACTAGAAAAGTGTTCCAGTAATTATAAAGTGTTGAGTAATACCAAtgaaaactgtcagctccagtcggagaCACTGTACTACTAACCATGCGAGgatagttcagcgatctcccctgctaagCTGCTAACCCCCCCCCAGGAGTCAGGCTGCTGGTTttcccagcatgctcatccaacagaAATCGGCCAAATGGCCAACTTCTGATGGACAGACCGGCCTACACACGGGCAGACTGAAAGACCTTCTATTGTAAAGACTCTGCAagcagcatctcaaagtacagTGGGCTCCATTTACAAAGCGGCATTTTACATTACAAGGAGTGGGCGGCCACTGGCATCTTTACCAGTTACtgtcatgtccttaacaaccaatgagtcatcagctgtcagcaggtaatcccgctgacagctgatgactcattggttgttaagatgTGGCGGCCACCCGCTCCTTAACCAgtttgtttactggttgttaaggatgccagtggCTGCAGGTCCCCTAAATATCGCATGCCGGGACCACTACTTTACTGCacgcatttttttttgtgtgtgtgtgaatgaacttTTACTTTTAAGTGGTATTTAAGGAGCATTTTTCTTTATGCGGTAAATATCGCATAAGGAAgtagttgtcatggttatgcagtaatgtttgtcagcTTATCTCttcatgtgttcagattaagaggccagccactctcacctggctgcttaagtaatctctcctcaaagcatggctccaccccagcccctatcagggaactctatattaacctgtgcactgcaagccagctctgctgatcaatattgtgtgatttggcttccatgtgctcattgctctgtgtcctacgtctgatcctgtttaccaatcttggcttgttcttgactatccctgcttgcttgtgaccctgaccttttggcgtgttctctgccTATCCTTGTCTGCTTGTCACCCTGACccttggcttatctccttactatcccttgttgtcctgggctgctgcttcctctctgtcctcctgtagcctactatGAGCGTGAGCTAGGAGACCCTGAGGGCTGCAACCTGGAGTTCGTttcagcgcagtccatcctcaccactagaggctctggtgaacacctgctggctcctagactctgcgccctggggaatctcatgctatagctcccagtgggatcagtgttggtgctccagtggacccaccttcctgaaccacccagagttccatccggagcagtcagccatagggtccactaccttagcagtgcactcctgactccaacggtgtgcatctgtcacctggactcaggtgacctgacagtagtGAATTTACCTTTTTAAGatatttgggaaaacacctaaatactGCATGCAATCGGGGGTCTGTAAATGGAGCCCATTATCTTAGCATAAGATGCTCTTATGTTTAAAAGTAGCATTTGCTCTGACCCTGGTAGATTGGAGTATATGTAACACTCCAAGACACATTGTCAGGGCAAACAAACAATGATGAAACCGTACTGTAACTTTGTTAGTCTCAGTACTGAAAGTGTAATCTGACCTTGCTAAACTTGTTTTCAGCCTATGGAACAGAACTAAAAGTGCCATGTTGGTactgtttaaataaaaataaagtatgtaTGCATGTCTCTCTCTCTCGGGTCTACATTTTATTACATATTGTATAGTCAATAACAATTATAAAACTTAAATAAATGTAATTGCACTTAAAATGATAGGTCTTGTAGTCCCATAAATAATGTAGTATACAAaatttactaatgaaaaaaaaaaaaaaaaaaccctacatacCACACACAAACAACCATAACCAAAATCCTTACCAAGGAGGAGTAGGTGTAGGAGGCGTAGAGCTCCAAGTTCAACATACGGTTGACGGCAGCCTCGCAATCGCGGTGGTAGTTCTGGCGCACCTGGGACTCCATTTTGGCGTTTCGGTGGTTTTGGGTGGCGCAAAAAATAAATCAGCAATAATTGGAAGATGTTTGGAAAAAGAGCAAAGGACTCAGAGAGGGTTCCGTTCAAACACTGTTGAAGCAAGAACTCTGCTCAGAGTCAGGTGTAGATCTGATCACAGCACAGAGGAGCTCTGTATATATAGGCAACCAGCCTGAGAGACTGGGGCCTGCCCTCCTCCCTTCACTTACATCATCTTCTAGAAGCCAATCACATAAAGCTTGCTGTTATGCAATAATCTTGGCCCTTGGCCAGGAGATGACAGTAGAGTGAAGTTCGTGAAGAAACAATACTTTTTTATCTTAGCATTAGCCAACTTTTATATATTTAAATGCAATGCTGAATTACTGCATGGAGAAAAGGTCCTGTTGAGATACACTGAATTATTACATTAGGTTGGCTCATATCATAATAATTATACACAAATATGGACAGCATTTCAGCATTTGGTGTTTGAGTTTCAATGAATGTTTTTTCTAATATTCTACTGATACTGAATGACACGCATCCAACAAATCAGGCATAAAATTACATGTAAATCAGGCTGCCATGGCAAGACCTGTGCTTGTAATCCTGGACAGCCAGAATTATCATTGGAGATGAGACAAATGTGTACTCCAAATAGATGATCAAATAAGAACTGGACAGGATTTATTATGTTGAAGTGCTATTTTAGAGTAGCTGAGAGAGGAAAGTATGAATGAACCAAcctaattataataatattatcaGATTATCTGTCTCACTGCTCCTGCTTAGCATGGTCTTACTGTGCTACAAAATGAATACACTGTGTGCTCTGCCAACGCAACCAGTTTATTGGGTTGTATATCATTTTTacaaattatatatactgtattatgaTGCATAGTAATTATTTAGATTATTGCATTGCGTTCATCTACGATGCGCCAGTGATATCGAAGCAAAGATTCGATTTAAGTCCACATACacactatggttgccacctcattcctttaaacccgaacacataataattacacaggttctgtggctgattaaggtcgtaattaaactcacttggtgccttatctgcatttaattagcctcagaacctgtgtaattcaaaggtgttcgagtttaaagggatgaggtggcaactctaatacaCACACAGTTTGGAACAGAATTGATTGGAATCATAGACTTAGTACAAACATGGTCTATGGGAGTGGCAGGTGATAGCTTTTATATGGCACACCTGCAAAAG encodes:
- the LOC141110977 gene encoding ferritin, middle subunit-like → MESQVRQNYHRDCEAAVNRMLNLELYASYTYSSLYAFFDRDDVALHNVAEFFKEHSHEEREHAEKFMKYQNKRGGRVVLQDIKKPERDEWGNTLEAMQAALQLEKTVNQALLDLHKLATDKVDPHLCDFLESEYLEEQVKDIKRIGDFITNLKRLGLPENGMGEYLFDKHSVKESS